The proteins below come from a single Corylus avellana chromosome ca3, CavTom2PMs-1.0 genomic window:
- the LOC132175933 gene encoding calcium-binding protein KRP1 — protein sequence MAQYLVLDNALDFEDYFPSMIARLGTEGFIAEICSGFRLLMDCEKGLITFESLKRNSFLLGLHDMGDEELVCMLLEGDLDGDGALSQMEFCILMFRMSPGLMDGSKRWMEDFDVADQM from the coding sequence ATGGCGCAATATCTGGTACTAGATAATGCTTTGGACTTCGAGGACTACTTCCCCTCCATGATCGCACGGCTGGGAACAGAAGGGTTCATAGCAGAGATCTGCAGCGGGTTTCGTCTGCTGATGGATTGCGAGAAGGGTCTCATCACGTTTGAAAGCTTAAAGAGGAACAGTTTTTTGCTTGGCCTGCATGATATGGGGGATGAGGAGCTCGTTTGCATGCTGCTGGAGGGTGATCTTGATGGCGATGGGGCGCTGAGTCAGATGGAGTTTTGCATTCTCATGTTTCGGATGAGCCCGGGCTTGATGGATGGATCTAAGAGGTGGATGGAAGATTTTGATGTAGCTGATCAAATGTAG